Genomic window (Haladaptatus caseinilyticus):
AGACTCGCACGGTCGTTCAGGTCGGCTTCGACGACAGAAACACCGTCCGGCGGGTCGTAGGACGAAGCGTCACGAACTAATGCGACCACGTCCTCATCGTGTGTGACGAGTTCGGGGACGAGATGGCGACCGACGAATCCGGTCGCTCCGGCGACAAGTACCGTCATTATAGATACTGAGTACGCTAGCGTTCAAAAGCTATCGGGCAACCCGTGAGGTTATGATTCGTCCGTGCGACAGTTCAATATGGACTGGCTTTTCCTCGTCGCCATCGCCCTTCTTATCGCTGGCGTCCTCGGAAGCGTCCTCCCCCTCCTACCCGCAGTTCCGCTGTCGCTCGCCGGAATCTACGCCTACTGGTGGGGGACGGGATTTTCCGAACCCGGGCTCCCTTTCGTCGTTGGAGCGACTATCGTCGGCGTCGTCGCGTTCGTCGCGGAGCACACGGCGAGCGCCGTTTCGGCCAAAGCGAGCGGCGGGTGTCGTCGGTTTGATCGCGTTGGTAGTTACCGGGCCGGTCGGAATGATTGTCGGGGTCGCGCTCGCGACATTCATGGTCGAATTGTATCGTACACAGGACGCGAAGAAAGGCGCGAAAACCGCCACCTACGCCGTGGCCGGTCTGTTCGCCTCAGTAGTGTTCCAGGTAGTCGTCACGGGGTCACTGCTCGTCGGATTCGTCGTCACGGTGCTGATTTGACGCGGGATTTTTGTCTCCTGGCCTCGTTTCCATGGCTATGCGTGTGACTCCCGCCCTCTTGGTTATCTGTCTCGTCGTCCTCGCCGGTTGTACGGGGGGTCTCGGAATCGGCTCCGATGGACCGATGCAGACGGAGAAACGATCCAATTCGTCAGCGACAACCAATACGGACGGCAACATATCGGCCGCATTCGTCGCGAACGATGGACGAACGAACGTGACGCTGGAAGTGGCGAATTCGGACGGCGAGCGAACCCGAGGGCTCATGTATCGAGAGTCGCTTCCCCAGAACCACGGCATGGTGTTCGTTTTCGAGTCAGCACAGCCGCAGTCGTTCTGGATGAAAAACACCGTAATTCCGCTCGACATCATCTTCATCGCACCGAACGGAACCGTCATAAACGTGGAACATGCCGACCCGCAACCGGATGCCAATGAGTTAGATCTCAGGAGTTATCGGAGCGACGCACCGGCTAAGTACGTGGTCGAAATGCGTCAAGGATTCGCCAACAGAACCGGAATCGAACCGGGGACGAAGTTCAAGTTCGATGGAAAACGCCCGTCGACCGAAAGCTAGATTTATTTTCCCCAACCACAGTGGTGATTCAGAACTGTTACCACGACACAAGGTGAACCACGGGTGGAGATGAGAGGGATGGAGATTCGACCCGCGAACGAGGGAGATTTCGGGGCGATTCGGCGAATCGCACACCGAGCATGGAGCGAGGCGTACAACGACATTTTAAACGACGAGACCATTACCGAAACCGTGTCGGCGTGGTATTCGAACGACTCGTTGACGGATGCCCTCGACAGACCTGGTACCGCCTTTCTCGTCGCAGTTACCGGCGAGGAGCTCGTTGGATTCTGTCACGCAGTCTGTCACGAGGACGAAGGGGACGTTCTTCGCCTCTACGTGGACCCGGACGATTGGGGAGATGGCGTCGGAACCGCGCTCCACGAACGACTGCGCGAGGACTTCGAAGATTTCAGCATGAAACGGATTCGGGCGATGGTGCTCGCGGACAACGACATCGGCAACGAGTTCTACCGGGGATTGGGATTCGAGAAAACTGACGAAGCCGAAGTCGAGATGGGTGGGAAGGCGTACGCGGAGAACGTCTATACGTACGCACTCTGATCGAATAGGAACACAAAGCATATACATCATGGTAGACAAGTCAAAGATAACTCAAGTATGAGTACACGAGGTTTTCTTTCGGACTACGTACTCAGCTACTGCTCCGGTTTTCACGGCTACTCGACAGTCGACCAATCGTCATCGAACAGCTGATACGTGCTGGCGATATTGAAAAGAAGTTCACGTTTTTCGCCACCAGCCTCGAGTGAACGTGCAGCCGCGTGAGCCACTTGCGAATACTGTATCGTCCCTTCACTGACTTTCACGTGATCGGAGCCGAACTCACCGTCGGAAAACGATGCGTGAATCGCGGCTCGTTGATACTGTTCGACGAGTTCGAACAGTCGCCAATACTCCAGTCCATCCCGGCGTGCGTCTACCATCGCCGAGAGAAGACGGCGTTCGAATCGCGCCTCGGGTGGTTCGAACGCTCCCTCGTCAGCTACGCCGAGCGCGGCCAGAATTTCGTCCGTGTCATCGACGGACATGTTCGGAACCTGTGAAGGCACTTCTTTTATAAATTCTTATATGTAAAGTCCGCATTCAGTCACAGAATCGACAGCTATCCCCGATGATTTTGATACTGCTCGCCGTACCGATGGTCGGGTGGGAACCATGGGAACCGAAGTACGCGACACGACAGATCGGAGTACAGCAAACTCGACGTGGAAAACACTCTTCGCGAGCGGAACAATAATCGCGGTTATCGGCGTCCTTGCCATCTTCTTCCCGTTTTTGGCGGGGGTTACCTTGTCGGTGCTGCTCGGAGCGGCATTGTTAGTCGGTGCGGCGCTTCACGCCGTCCACGCGTTTTCGGCTGGGGATTGGAAAGGCGTTCTGTGGCAGGTGGTGCTCGCAATCGTCTATGCCGTCGCAGGCGTCGCGCTCGTGGTCAACCCCGTCTTCGGCCTGGTTACGCTGACGATACTGGTTATCGCCTATCTCGCGGTAATCGGCGTCGTCGAAATCGTCATGGGAATCGCACTCCGTCCAGAAAAAAATTGGGCGTGGGTCGTCGCCAGCGGCGTCATTTCGCTCCTGCTCGCTGGTCTTCTCTTTGGAGGATGGCCGGGAAGTGCCGAATGGGCGCTCGGACTCCTGTTCGGTGTCAGTCTGCTCACCAGTGGTCTGTCGATGGTTGGCGTCGCCATGGGTGGCAGGGAAGCGGAGCGGGAAATGCCAGCCGGTAGAACGGAACGGGCTACGTAAGGTCTTGGAAGGCCCCGACGAAATCGTCGTGGCCGTCGAGGGTCGAGCGCGCGTCGTCGACGGTTTCCCGAAGTTCATCGACTCGGGTAGAAAGCTGTCGATATTCGTCGCTTTCGGCGAGTTCTTCCTCGGGTTTTTCGGCCTCGAGCACGGCTACTTTCGAAACCAGTGAGAAGTACTCCTGCATCTGATCATCGTACTCGACACGTGTCAACATCCCTTCAACAGTCGTATAGAGATCGTCCTT
Coding sequences:
- a CDS encoding HdeD family acid-resistance protein; this encodes MGTEVRDTTDRSTANSTWKTLFASGTIIAVIGVLAIFFPFLAGVTLSVLLGAALLVGAALHAVHAFSAGDWKGVLWQVVLAIVYAVAGVALVVNPVFGLVTLTILVIAYLAVIGVVEIVMGIALRPEKNWAWVVASGVISLLLAGLLFGGWPGSAEWALGLLFGVSLLTSGLSMVGVAMGGREAEREMPAGRTERAT
- a CDS encoding DUF192 domain-containing protein, whose protein sequence is MRVTPALLVICLVVLAGCTGGLGIGSDGPMQTEKRSNSSATTNTDGNISAAFVANDGRTNVTLEVANSDGERTRGLMYRESLPQNHGMVFVFESAQPQSFWMKNTVIPLDIIFIAPNGTVINVEHADPQPDANELDLRSYRSDAPAKYVVEMRQGFANRTGIEPGTKFKFDGKRPSTES
- a CDS encoding GNAT family N-acetyltransferase; amino-acid sequence: MEIRPANEGDFGAIRRIAHRAWSEAYNDILNDETITETVSAWYSNDSLTDALDRPGTAFLVAVTGEELVGFCHAVCHEDEGDVLRLYVDPDDWGDGVGTALHERLREDFEDFSMKRIRAMVLADNDIGNEFYRGLGFEKTDEAEVEMGGKAYAENVYTYAL